The following coding sequences are from one Plasmodium knowlesi strain H genome assembly, chromosome: 9 window:
- a CDS encoding histone RNA hairpin-binding protein, putative, with the protein MQEQTSLQKKKLQKWKNDLSEAQMNQRIKNISLTKRLISYERYINAIPKEERREDMKNDWHPETPRIKKNVSLSQWNREMKKWRKQIHAWGNMSEGMHEYICNLPPSEKYNYLSKLKLPELSPVEIAILRKRNEQIATRALRNIVQGDNVDNNNVDKNNVDNNNIGNDYNDDNGDGEGHRGSFHHILDKPLLFLPHNFSGTILNNKFVVIKQDALENSLQSLRKNYEKKYRPLYEKYRALYLSPVSGDNNRTGQSQTGDIAVLATRAKGVSANDEIKAYMQNREKAKVSQCLCPVYVKCTTKSGCPESKMKKRF; encoded by the coding sequence ATGCAAGAACAAACAAgtttgcaaaagaaaaaattgcagaaatggaaaaacgaCCTGAGTGAGGCACAAATGAAccaaagaattaaaaacatCAGTTTGACCAAGCGGTTAATATCATATGAGCGGTACATCAATGCTATACCAAAGGAGGAGAGAAGGGAAGATATGAAAAATGATTGGCACCCCGAGACTCCACGAATTAAGAAGAATGTCAGCTTGTCCCAATGGAAtagagaaatgaaaaaatggaggaaacagATACACGCATGGGGGAACATGTCTGAGGGGATGCACGAATACATTTGTAATTTGCCCCCTTCGGAGAAGTATAATTATTTATCCAAGTTAAAGTTGCCTGAACTGAGTCCAGTAGAAATTGCAATtctgagaaaaagaaatgaacaaattgcaACTAGGGCGTTAAGGAATATTGTACAAGGAGACAACGTTGATAACAACAACGTCGATAAGAACAACGTtgacaacaacaacatcGGTAACGACTACAATGATGATAATGGTGATGGTGAGGGGCACCGGGGGAGCTTCCATCACATACTGGATAAAccgcttttatttttgcctcACAATTTTAGTGGCACCATATTAAATAACAAATTTGTGGTTATTAAGCAGGATGCCTTGGAAAACTCCCTCCAAtcattaaggaaaaattatgaaaagaaatatcGCCCCCTGTATGAGAAATATCGTGCCTTATATCTATCACCTGTCAGCGGTGATAACAACAGAACGGGACAATCCCAAACCGGCGACATTGCAGTTCTTGCCACAAGAGCGAAAGGTGTATCGGCTAATGATGAGATAAAGGCGTACATGCAGAACCGGGAGAAGGCGAAAGTTTCCCAGTGCCTTTGCCCAGTTTATGTAAAGTGTACCACTAAAAGTGGATGCCCGGaaagtaaaatgaaaaaaaggttttaa